The proteins below are encoded in one region of Amycolatopsis magusensis:
- a CDS encoding helix-turn-helix domain-containing protein gives MSVLAGETEKVAVAGEGGAVSESLLFTAEQAAAMLQVRPSWLRRKAAARAVPCRYVGKHLRFSRADLDAISAMSARSPRRNR, from the coding sequence ATGTCGGTGCTGGCCGGTGAGACTGAGAAAGTCGCTGTGGCGGGTGAGGGCGGGGCGGTGTCGGAGTCGTTGCTGTTCACGGCCGAGCAGGCCGCAGCAATGCTGCAGGTCCGGCCCTCGTGGCTGCGTCGTAAGGCGGCCGCGCGTGCTGTGCCGTGCCGGTATGTGGGCAAGCATTTGCGGTTCTCGCGTGCTGACCTCGACGCTATCTCCGCGATGAGTGCCCGCTCGCCACGGCGGAATCGTTAA
- a CDS encoding tyrosine-type recombinase/integrase, giving the protein MAFVEKCGRDSWRVRYHRDDGTIGSIPGFPTKKAALDKADEIKVDQRRGSFLDPEAGKLALGEWSVTWFDSIDVAPATVAQYESLARNHILPRWGATSLSAVSGLAVHTWAKKLRAQGYAQATVNTIVKIMTMMLADAVDERLIAVNAIQPRRRGRRRHQKRREQVWATPEQVLTIALQAAALVGPWAAVLMITAAWTGARWGELGGLQRCNLDLDAGTLTIDPDTGALHEVNGHFELGPPKTAESARTVSLPPFLTVLLRAHLASHVHAHVFITAEGELLRRSNFARRAMRPAADGNLDRVHPRIRVLPVKPELTFHGLRHSHKTWLIADGIPDVAQARRLGHRIPDAIQDIYSHVAPEVETRLLEALQQRWIDAVAALRATTHAQALNAHLQLTAA; this is encoded by the coding sequence ATGGCATTCGTAGAGAAGTGCGGGCGTGATAGCTGGAGAGTTCGGTACCATCGCGACGACGGCACAATCGGTTCCATCCCGGGATTTCCCACGAAGAAAGCCGCTCTGGACAAAGCTGACGAGATCAAAGTCGATCAGCGCCGGGGAAGTTTCCTGGACCCCGAAGCCGGCAAGTTGGCGTTGGGGGAGTGGTCGGTGACCTGGTTCGACTCGATCGATGTCGCTCCGGCCACTGTCGCCCAGTACGAGAGCCTGGCTCGCAACCACATCTTGCCTCGCTGGGGTGCGACCAGTTTGTCCGCGGTGTCCGGTCTGGCGGTGCACACTTGGGCCAAGAAGTTGCGGGCGCAGGGTTATGCCCAGGCCACGGTGAACACCATCGTCAAGATCATGACCATGATGCTCGCCGACGCCGTGGACGAGCGTCTCATCGCGGTCAACGCGATCCAGCCCCGCCGCCGTGGACGGCGCCGGCACCAGAAGCGCCGGGAGCAGGTCTGGGCCACCCCGGAGCAGGTCCTCACGATCGCCCTGCAAGCGGCGGCGCTGGTCGGACCCTGGGCGGCTGTGCTGATGATCACCGCCGCGTGGACCGGTGCCCGCTGGGGCGAGCTGGGCGGTCTGCAACGCTGCAACCTCGATCTCGACGCCGGAACACTGACCATCGACCCCGACACCGGTGCCCTGCACGAGGTCAACGGTCACTTCGAACTCGGCCCGCCCAAGACCGCCGAGTCCGCCCGGACCGTCTCGCTGCCCCCGTTTCTGACCGTGCTGCTGCGCGCGCACCTGGCCAGCCACGTCCATGCCCATGTGTTCATCACCGCGGAGGGCGAGTTGCTTCGCCGCTCGAACTTCGCCCGTCGCGCGATGCGCCCTGCCGCCGATGGCAACCTCGACCGGGTCCATCCCCGAATCCGGGTGCTGCCGGTCAAGCCCGAACTGACCTTTCATGGGCTGCGGCACAGTCACAAGACCTGGCTTATCGCTGATGGCATCCCCGACGTCGCCCAAGCCCGCCGGCTGGGGCATCGCATCCCCGATGCGATCCAGGACATCTACTCCCACGTCGCCCCCGAAGTCGAGACCCGCCTCCTCGAAGCTTTGCAGCAGCGCTGGATCGACGCGGTGGCCGCCCTGCGCGCCACCACCCATGCCCAGGCGCTCAACGCGCACCTGCAACTCACCGCCGCCTGA
- a CDS encoding TM0106 family RecB-like putative nuclease, producing MYTPSDLADLLECEHRSVLKQALAAGLPGAPRPGNGADQLAVKHGRAHEEATLDRFRGEKHAVVEIEHTDHATAVSDTAVALWSGAPVVYQAVFDDGEFTGRADFLLRDDQGRYEVYDTKLARHARPAAVLQLTAYADALRSAGWPAGPHMHLLLGDGSTRTLRVDDFLPLLRRLRERLLARPAQLPVQLWADPRPGCASCGFADHCASGREADRDLSLVAGMRSDQRRKLAEAGLGTIDALATAEPQDRPRELSEASFTTLRAQAKIQVRQDETGEVSYEIIDPEPLAALPQASPGDVFFDMEGDPYALGGSGLEYLFGAVTTDGGQRFTPFWAHSRAEEKRAFERFVDFTMERLAAHPGAHVYHYAPYEVTALKQLAALHGTREEQVDDLLRGGVLIDLYAVVRKALLVSQRSYSIKYLEPLYMPEARDGDVKTAVSSIEAYEEYLTLSQLGEPEQAAEVLRGISDYNEYDCVSTLRLFEFLHQIREKAGIEPLPDESGEDALLQDTADEVAAQRRAERAARLAELVDPLLDGLPADPVDFTESDRAKALLAASVGYHRRETNPAWWEHFRQLTAPLTELEVDTSCAVPMSVHAGEWVPPTGRARTAKRSLTIATDPEHPHPFTTGDKVRLRYGSEARKAEVIAASAEELTIQESSKVDETIDARPLAVLPGEPVRPTPKDEAVADLAELVVGRLPELPPHPGVDLLRRLPPRLRQGKKLPESGEDLVRTVIEAVDALDGSALAVQGPPGAGKTYLAGKLIAHLVKAGKTVGVTSNSHKAVENVLSAAMANAPDLPCAKRARKVPDPESLWEQPKGNKELAKWRTEHETGHLVGGTAWNFASAELRAEPFDVLIVDEAGQFALADALAVSMCTKNLVLLGDPQQLPQVVQGTHPAGAEASALGHLIGEADVIPPELGYFLDQSRRMHPAVCEPVSRLSYAGKLHAHPTAADRGIDGVPAGLYLSEVDHRGNTTRSVEEAAEVTAIVRALHGRKWTDHDRVRPLDDGDILVVAPYNLQARVVGRALERAGFPGVRVGTVDRFQGQEAPVVITTMTSSSAVDLPRGLDFLLSRNRLNVALSRAQAVAVLVCSPRLVEADIRTVEQMRLVSGMVGLMAGAEPFTA from the coding sequence ATGTACACCCCATCCGATCTCGCCGACCTGCTCGAGTGCGAACACCGCAGCGTGCTCAAGCAGGCACTCGCCGCGGGCCTGCCCGGCGCGCCCCGCCCCGGCAACGGCGCCGACCAGCTCGCGGTCAAGCACGGCCGCGCCCACGAGGAAGCCACACTCGACCGCTTCCGCGGCGAGAAGCACGCGGTGGTCGAGATCGAGCACACCGACCACGCCACCGCGGTCTCCGACACCGCCGTCGCGCTGTGGTCCGGCGCCCCGGTGGTCTACCAGGCGGTCTTCGACGACGGCGAGTTCACCGGCCGGGCCGACTTCCTGCTGCGCGACGACCAGGGCCGCTACGAGGTCTACGACACGAAGCTGGCCCGCCACGCCCGCCCCGCGGCCGTGCTCCAGCTCACCGCCTACGCCGACGCGCTGCGCAGCGCCGGCTGGCCCGCCGGGCCGCACATGCACCTCCTCCTCGGCGACGGCAGCACCCGCACCCTGCGCGTCGACGACTTCCTGCCGCTGCTCCGGCGGCTGCGGGAACGCCTGCTCGCCCGGCCCGCGCAGCTGCCTGTACAACTCTGGGCCGACCCGCGGCCCGGGTGCGCGAGCTGCGGTTTCGCCGACCACTGCGCGTCCGGCCGAGAAGCCGACCGCGACCTTTCGCTGGTCGCGGGCATGCGCAGTGACCAGCGGCGCAAGCTGGCCGAGGCCGGGCTCGGCACGATCGACGCGCTGGCCACCGCCGAGCCGCAGGACCGGCCTCGGGAGCTGTCCGAGGCCAGTTTCACCACCCTGCGTGCCCAGGCCAAGATCCAGGTCCGGCAGGACGAGACCGGCGAGGTCAGCTACGAGATCATCGATCCGGAGCCGCTCGCCGCGCTGCCGCAGGCCAGCCCCGGCGACGTCTTCTTCGACATGGAGGGCGATCCCTACGCCCTCGGCGGCAGCGGGCTGGAGTACCTGTTCGGCGCGGTCACCACCGACGGCGGCCAGCGGTTCACCCCGTTCTGGGCGCACTCCAGGGCGGAGGAGAAGCGGGCGTTCGAGCGGTTCGTCGACTTCACCATGGAACGCCTGGCCGCCCACCCCGGCGCGCACGTCTACCACTACGCGCCCTACGAGGTCACCGCGCTCAAGCAGCTCGCCGCACTGCACGGCACCCGCGAGGAGCAGGTCGACGACCTCCTGCGCGGCGGCGTGCTCATCGACCTGTACGCGGTGGTGCGCAAGGCTTTGCTGGTCTCCCAGCGGTCGTACTCGATCAAGTACCTCGAGCCGCTGTACATGCCGGAGGCACGCGACGGCGACGTCAAGACAGCGGTGTCGAGCATCGAGGCCTATGAGGAGTACCTGACGCTCTCGCAGCTCGGCGAACCCGAGCAGGCGGCCGAGGTGCTGCGCGGCATCAGCGACTACAACGAGTACGACTGCGTGTCCACCTTGCGGTTGTTCGAATTCCTGCACCAGATCCGCGAGAAGGCCGGGATCGAACCGCTGCCGGACGAGTCCGGTGAGGACGCACTGCTGCAGGACACCGCCGACGAGGTCGCCGCGCAGCGACGGGCAGAGCGCGCTGCGCGGCTGGCGGAGCTGGTCGATCCGCTGCTCGACGGCCTGCCCGCGGACCCGGTGGACTTCACCGAGTCCGACCGCGCGAAGGCGCTGCTCGCCGCGTCGGTGGGTTATCACCGCCGCGAGACGAACCCGGCCTGGTGGGAGCACTTCCGCCAGCTCACCGCGCCGCTGACCGAGCTCGAAGTGGACACCAGCTGCGCGGTGCCGATGTCGGTGCACGCGGGGGAGTGGGTGCCGCCGACCGGCCGCGCCCGCACCGCGAAGCGGTCGCTGACCATCGCCACCGATCCCGAGCACCCGCACCCGTTCACCACCGGCGACAAGGTGCGCCTGCGCTACGGCTCGGAGGCCAGGAAGGCCGAGGTGATCGCCGCCTCGGCCGAGGAGCTGACGATCCAGGAGAGCAGCAAGGTCGACGAGACCATCGACGCCCGCCCGCTCGCCGTGCTGCCAGGGGAACCCGTCCGGCCCACGCCGAAGGACGAGGCGGTGGCCGACCTGGCCGAGCTGGTGGTCGGCAGGCTGCCGGAACTGCCGCCGCACCCCGGCGTCGATCTGCTGCGCCGCCTGCCACCCCGGCTGCGCCAGGGGAAGAAGCTGCCGGAGTCCGGTGAGGACCTGGTCCGCACGGTGATCGAGGCGGTGGACGCGCTCGACGGCTCGGCGCTGGCCGTGCAGGGGCCGCCCGGCGCGGGCAAGACCTACCTGGCGGGCAAGCTGATCGCGCACCTGGTGAAGGCCGGGAAGACCGTCGGGGTCACCTCGAACAGCCACAAGGCCGTGGAGAACGTGCTGAGCGCGGCCATGGCGAACGCGCCGGACCTGCCCTGCGCCAAGCGTGCGCGCAAGGTCCCGGACCCGGAATCGTTGTGGGAGCAGCCGAAGGGCAACAAGGAACTGGCGAAGTGGCGCACCGAGCACGAAACCGGGCACCTCGTCGGCGGGACGGCCTGGAACTTCGCCAGCGCCGAGCTGCGTGCCGAGCCGTTCGACGTGCTGATCGTGGACGAGGCCGGGCAGTTCGCGCTCGCCGACGCGCTCGCGGTCTCGATGTGCACGAAGAACCTGGTGCTGCTGGGCGATCCGCAGCAGCTGCCGCAGGTGGTGCAGGGCACGCACCCGGCGGGCGCGGAGGCCTCGGCGCTCGGGCACCTCATCGGCGAGGCCGACGTCATCCCGCCGGAGCTGGGTTATTTCCTCGACCAGTCCAGGAGAATGCACCCGGCGGTCTGCGAACCGGTCTCACGGCTGTCCTACGCGGGCAAGCTGCACGCGCACCCGACTGCCGCGGACCGGGGCATCGACGGCGTCCCCGCCGGGCTCTACCTGTCCGAAGTGGACCACCGGGGCAACACCACGCGCTCGGTGGAGGAAGCCGCCGAGGTGACCGCGATCGTGCGCGCCCTGCACGGTCGCAAGTGGACCGATCACGACCGGGTGCGGCCGCTGGACGACGGCGACATCCTCGTGGTGGCGCCGTACAACCTGCAGGCGCGGGTGGTCGGCCGGGCACTGGAGCGGGCCGGCTTCCCCGGGGTGCGGGTGGGCACGGTGGACCGGTTCCAGGGCCAGGAGGCGCCGGTGGTGATCACCACGATGACCTCGTCGTCCGCGGTGGACCTGCCGCGCGGCCTGGACTTCCTGCTCTCCCGCAACCGCCTGAACGTCGCGTTGTCGCGGGCTCAGGCGGTCGCGGTCCTGGTCTGCTCGCCGCGCCTGGTCGAAGCCGACATCCGCACGGTCGAGCAGATGCGGCTGGTCTCCGGCATGGTCGGGCTGATGGCGGGCGCCGAGCCGTTCACGGCGTGA
- a CDS encoding RHS repeat domain-containing protein → MVRETVDGRTVTFAYEHGTVRRRTPSGVDSEWTFDEQDRPIALASAGHVVRYRHDPDGRAVAREVDGFSVLEQAFGPGGRLTTQQLSAGAAPVQRRIFEYLADGRLAALQDEIGGRTAFTRDNAARITSVTAAHGREELRYDRAGNLVTWSGGAGVTFDHDHLGRRVRRREAHPRGERVWHYGWTGDRLTTLTTPEGHQWRYHYDPLGRRTAKHRLLPDGRPAETTWFVWDGATLIEQLRVDADGTRHSTTWNHLPGTATPVTQLDRGPAGERFHSIVTDPVGTPTELVDERGQLAWHSRRTLWGHELPSSAARATTPLRFPGQYADLESGLHYNVFRYYDPASARYLSQDPLGLAAGPNPFAYVGDPYADTDVLGLVCTRSQDPDRAPTTPNSTHNAGNTGGSAAPPNRPVPPGFKNPLKGPTADELANLGRHWHSQVWMKPGNHASTKAYLDSLPPYTKIGLDHHGIKLGPGFQQYDPVVKMDGRKPTSYNDFVNNVTAPGGDGGKSAAADLNDWAKGRKDFADLPPHVKDMATITHFAEVGRGYSYDVAKFDQKMSDISKMTPDAAAAEWKRMSEWFPPKLTYAQDSTGTAGNFTP, encoded by the coding sequence GTGGTCCGCGAGACCGTGGACGGCCGCACGGTCACCTTCGCCTACGAGCACGGCACCGTCCGCCGTCGCACCCCGTCCGGTGTGGACAGTGAATGGACCTTCGACGAGCAGGATCGCCCGATCGCGCTGGCCAGCGCCGGGCACGTGGTGCGCTACCGCCACGACCCGGACGGCCGCGCGGTGGCCCGTGAGGTCGACGGGTTCAGCGTGCTGGAGCAGGCCTTCGGTCCCGGCGGGCGGCTCACCACGCAGCAGCTCAGCGCCGGTGCGGCCCCGGTCCAGCGGCGGATCTTCGAATACCTCGCCGACGGCCGACTCGCCGCGCTGCAGGACGAGATCGGCGGGCGCACCGCCTTCACCAGGGACAACGCGGCACGCATCACCTCGGTCACCGCCGCACACGGCCGCGAGGAGCTGCGCTACGACCGCGCGGGCAACCTCGTCACCTGGTCCGGTGGCGCGGGCGTCACCTTCGACCACGACCACCTCGGCAGGCGCGTCCGCCGTCGCGAAGCCCACCCGCGGGGCGAGCGGGTGTGGCACTACGGCTGGACCGGCGACCGCCTCACCACGCTGACCACGCCCGAGGGCCACCAGTGGCGCTACCACTACGACCCGCTCGGCAGGCGGACCGCCAAGCACCGCCTGCTGCCCGACGGCAGGCCCGCCGAGACCACCTGGTTCGTCTGGGACGGCGCCACGCTGATCGAACAGCTCCGCGTCGACGCCGACGGCACCCGGCACAGCACCACCTGGAACCACCTGCCGGGCACCGCCACCCCGGTCACCCAGCTCGACCGCGGCCCGGCCGGGGAGCGCTTCCACTCGATCGTCACCGACCCGGTCGGCACGCCGACCGAGCTGGTCGACGAGCGCGGGCAGCTCGCCTGGCACAGCCGCCGGACGCTCTGGGGCCACGAACTGCCGTCGTCGGCGGCGCGGGCCACCACCCCGCTGCGCTTCCCCGGGCAGTACGCCGACCTCGAGTCCGGCCTGCACTACAACGTCTTCCGCTACTACGACCCGGCGTCGGCGCGGTACCTCAGCCAGGACCCGCTGGGCCTGGCCGCCGGGCCGAACCCGTTCGCCTACGTCGGCGACCCGTACGCCGACACCGACGTGCTCGGCCTGGTGTGCACCCGCAGCCAGGACCCGGACCGGGCCCCCACCACGCCGAACTCGACCCACAACGCGGGCAACACCGGCGGCAGCGCGGCGCCGCCGAACCGGCCGGTGCCGCCGGGCTTCAAGAACCCGCTCAAGGGCCCGACAGCCGACGAACTGGCGAACCTCGGCAGGCACTGGCACTCGCAGGTCTGGATGAAGCCGGGCAACCACGCCTCCACCAAGGCCTACCTGGACAGCCTGCCGCCCTACACCAAGATCGGCCTGGACCACCACGGGATCAAGCTCGGCCCGGGGTTCCAGCAGTACGACCCGGTGGTCAAGATGGACGGTCGCAAACCCACCAGCTACAACGACTTCGTCAACAACGTGACCGCGCCCGGCGGCGACGGCGGCAAGAGCGCGGCAGCCGACCTCAACGACTGGGCCAAGGGTCGCAAGGACTTCGCCGACCTGCCGCCGCACGTCAAGGACATGGCCACGATCACCCACTTCGCCGAGGTCGGCCGCGGCTACTCCTACGACGTGGCCAAGTTCGACCAGAAGATGTCCGACATCTCCAAGATGACCCCGGACGCGGCGGCCGCGGAGTGGAAGCGGATGAGCGAGTGGTTCCCGCCGAAGCTGACCTACGCCCAGGACAGCACCGGCACGGCGGGCAACTTCACGCCGTGA
- a CDS encoding DUF6531 domain-containing protein — translation MGNPLVAEVQDSTTAISGMPLLESISETSKAIESGDWAAGVLGAAGAALDALGMAMDPFGAILANGVGWLIEHVGPLSDALDALTGNPDVIKSHADTWKNVGTELSSISADLAKMVAEDTASWTGPAGDTYRARGTDTATLLAAAQTAAEGASSGIGTAGEVVGAVRSLVRDIIAELVGHMISWALQVLFTLGIGLAWVVPQVVAAVAKTAAKIADITKKLVQALSKLSPLLKKLGDSFGDATKALKNIKEGTPPKPDTVRSGGGDTTPSGATPTPNPPPGQSNGGGGGGGGGTTPSGAKPDTPPPANTPPPPTPKAPDPTPTPTPTPTPTPTPKPDTTPSGNKPDKPNDRSTGAGDRNCKSDPVDIATGEVVIEQTDLDLGDLVLRRTHVSSYRAGRWFGPSWTSTVDQRLEVDDEHVCYFSPDGMVLVYPHADDPVDPLAGPRWPLARAEQGYTLTTAAETLHFSGPGRTLPLRAIEGDLRTEVFYDDFGAPALLQRADGVRVGLRVEDGRVAELTVLGNDHTPDVTVLRFAYDERRNLADVLNSSGQPQHFDYDAHARVTGWQDRNGVWYRYVYDAAGRCVRTVGDGAYLDGAFEYGDGVTTHTDSLGHRTVFELDENHRTTAETDPLGHTTRFTWDEHGHLRSRTDPLGRTTRFEHDRFGTPTEVVRPDGSTAHLAHHDGVLTSVTVRGEDRIWHRHYASGAPDPLSEPVGTSTGLPLHTAEDPHPAGFRGRARPVRQAARDPRGRRRARPARLDHRRTARLPHRRPPRTCDLALRRRRQRDRAHRRTRPHHPARVRRLRPAGRGHRSGWRAHHLRLRHRTAAHLGHRPRGPHLDLPLRPGGQAGRADRLRRPHAHLHLRRRRAAHARHRADRPGARIPLRPARQPRRGPRSRRRHRLRLRPGRRGRPDHLRRVRGGVRTGRVRPGGPRDRGRPHGHLRLRARHRPPSHPVRCGQ, via the coding sequence GTGGGCAATCCGCTGGTGGCCGAGGTGCAGGACTCGACGACAGCCATCTCGGGCATGCCGTTGCTGGAGTCGATCAGTGAGACCAGCAAGGCGATCGAGAGTGGTGACTGGGCCGCGGGGGTGCTGGGTGCGGCGGGGGCCGCCCTCGACGCGCTCGGGATGGCGATGGACCCGTTCGGGGCGATCCTGGCCAACGGGGTCGGCTGGCTGATCGAGCACGTGGGCCCGCTCTCGGATGCGCTGGACGCGCTGACCGGGAATCCGGATGTGATCAAGTCGCATGCGGACACGTGGAAGAACGTCGGCACCGAACTGTCCTCGATCAGCGCGGATCTGGCGAAGATGGTCGCGGAGGACACCGCGTCGTGGACCGGCCCGGCCGGGGACACCTACCGCGCCCGCGGTACGGACACCGCGACGCTGCTGGCGGCGGCGCAGACCGCCGCCGAGGGCGCCTCGAGTGGGATCGGGACCGCGGGTGAGGTGGTCGGGGCGGTCCGGTCGCTGGTGCGTGACATCATCGCCGAGCTGGTCGGGCACATGATCAGCTGGGCGTTGCAGGTGCTGTTCACCCTGGGGATCGGGTTGGCGTGGGTGGTGCCGCAGGTGGTCGCCGCGGTGGCCAAGACCGCGGCCAAGATCGCCGACATCACCAAGAAGCTGGTCCAGGCGCTGAGCAAGCTCTCCCCGCTGCTGAAGAAACTCGGCGACTCCTTCGGCGACGCCACCAAAGCACTGAAGAACATCAAAGAAGGCACCCCGCCCAAGCCCGACACCGTGCGTTCCGGGGGCGGGGACACCACCCCCAGCGGCGCCACCCCCACCCCCAACCCACCCCCCGGCCAAAGCAACGGCGGCGGAGGCGGCGGCGGTGGTGGGACCACGCCCAGCGGAGCCAAACCCGACACCCCACCACCAGCGAACACCCCACCGCCACCCACACCGAAAGCCCCGGACCCCACACCCACACCGACGCCAACTCCTACGCCGACCCCCACGCCGAAACCGGACACCACGCCCAGCGGCAACAAGCCCGACAAGCCGAACGACCGCTCCACCGGCGCCGGCGACCGCAACTGCAAGTCCGACCCGGTGGACATCGCCACCGGCGAGGTCGTCATCGAGCAGACCGACCTCGACCTCGGCGACCTGGTGCTGCGGCGCACGCACGTCTCCTCCTACCGCGCCGGTCGCTGGTTCGGTCCGTCGTGGACGTCCACTGTGGACCAGCGCCTCGAGGTCGACGACGAGCACGTCTGCTACTTCTCCCCTGACGGCATGGTGCTGGTCTACCCGCACGCCGACGACCCGGTCGACCCGCTGGCCGGGCCGCGCTGGCCGCTGGCCCGCGCCGAGCAGGGCTACACCCTCACCACCGCCGCGGAGACCCTGCACTTCTCCGGCCCCGGCCGCACCCTGCCCCTGCGCGCCATCGAGGGTGACCTGCGCACCGAGGTCTTCTACGACGACTTCGGCGCTCCCGCCCTGCTCCAGCGCGCCGACGGCGTCCGCGTCGGGCTGCGCGTCGAAGACGGCCGCGTCGCCGAACTCACCGTGCTCGGCAACGACCACACCCCCGACGTCACCGTGCTGCGGTTCGCCTACGACGAGCGGCGCAACCTCGCCGACGTGCTCAACTCCTCCGGTCAGCCGCAGCACTTCGACTACGACGCGCACGCCCGCGTCACCGGCTGGCAGGACCGCAACGGCGTCTGGTACCGCTACGTCTACGACGCCGCAGGCCGCTGTGTGCGCACCGTGGGCGACGGCGCCTACCTCGATGGCGCCTTCGAGTACGGCGATGGCGTCACCACCCACACCGATTCCCTCGGCCACCGCACGGTTTTCGAACTCGACGAGAACCACCGCACCACCGCCGAGACCGACCCGCTCGGCCACACCACCCGCTTCACCTGGGACGAGCACGGGCACCTGCGCAGCCGCACCGATCCGCTGGGCCGCACCACGCGGTTCGAGCACGACCGCTTCGGCACGCCGACCGAGGTCGTCCGGCCCGACGGCAGCACCGCCCACCTCGCCCACCACGACGGCGTGCTGACCTCCGTGACCGTCCGCGGCGAGGACCGGATCTGGCACCGCCACTACGCCTCCGGCGCCCCGGACCCGCTGTCCGAGCCGGTCGGCACGTCGACCGGCCTGCCGCTGCACACGGCCGAAGACCCGCACCCCGCCGGGTTCCGCGGTCGAGCACGACCAGTTCGGCAGGCCGCGCGCGATCCCCGAGGTCGGCGGCGGGCACGTCCTGCTCGGCTGGACCATCGAAGGACGGCGCGCCTCCCGCACCGGCGTCCGCCACGAACGTGCGATCTGGCGCTACGACGGCGAAGGCAACGAGACCGAGCACACCGACGAACTCGGCCGCACCACCCGGCGCGAGTACGGCGCCTTCGGCCTGCTGGCCGCGGTCACCGATCCGGCTGGCGGGCGCACCACCTACGGCTACGACACCGAACTGCGGCTCACCTCGGTCACCGACCCCGAGGGCCGCACCTGGACCTACCGCTACGACCCGGTGGGCAGGCTGGCCGGGCAGACCGACTTCGACGGCCGCACGCGCACCTACACCTACGACGCCGCCGGGCAGCTCACGCTCGCCACCGAGCCGACCGGCCAGGTGCTCGAATACCGCTACGACCTGCTCGGCAACCTCGTCGAGGTCCGCGGTCCCGAAGGCGTCACCGCCTACGCCTACGACCCGGTCGGCGAGGTCGTCCGGATCACCTCCGCCGAGTCCGCGGTGGAGTTCGAACGGGACGAGTACGGCCGGGTGGTCCGCGAGACCGTGGACGGCCGCACGGTCACCTTCGCCTACGAGCACGGCACCGTCCGCCGTCGCACCCCGTCCGGTGTGGACAGTGA
- a CDS encoding YbaB/EbfC family nucleoid-associated protein, which translates to MTNGLGAIGRDPAEVEARIDQWAQGFADKAQRYQAAQAQVEQIRTSASSPDGTVRVTVRADGSVTDLQFSERIRQIAPSELSAMVLRTMQTAQSQVVGQVGETMQAELGDEDQQTRSLMMEELRSRFPEPEPEGEEAAGAVSEKWDYDDRDDTPPPPPPAATPPPAPPAPPAPPAAGPTRRPNRRPEDGDDDIDPDFDPLRD; encoded by the coding sequence ATGACCAACGGACTCGGGGCCATCGGCCGCGACCCCGCCGAGGTGGAGGCCCGCATCGACCAGTGGGCGCAGGGCTTCGCCGACAAGGCGCAGCGCTACCAGGCGGCCCAGGCGCAGGTGGAGCAGATCCGGACCAGCGCGAGCAGCCCGGACGGCACCGTGCGGGTGACCGTGCGCGCCGACGGCAGCGTCACCGACCTGCAGTTCAGCGAGCGCATCCGGCAGATCGCGCCGTCGGAGCTCTCGGCGATGGTGCTGCGCACGATGCAGACCGCGCAGTCCCAGGTGGTCGGCCAGGTCGGGGAGACCATGCAGGCCGAACTCGGGGACGAGGACCAGCAGACCCGCTCGCTGATGATGGAGGAGCTGCGGTCGCGGTTCCCCGAGCCGGAACCCGAGGGCGAAGAAGCGGCCGGGGCGGTGTCCGAGAAGTGGGACTACGACGACCGCGACGACACCCCGCCGCCGCCCCCTCCGGCGGCCACTCCGCCGCCCGCGCCCCCGGCACCGCCGGCTCCGCCCGCCGCGGGGCCGACCCGGCGGCCGAACCGCCGTCCCGAGGACGGCGACGACGACATCGATCCCGATTTCGACCCGCTGCGTGACTGA
- a CDS encoding type VII secretion target: protein MAYEVEPEDLIAHASHLDGITDRLNTALDAAHTVSMDDSAYGLLCSFLPPIVNPMEEKGIEALNAAVEGVTTTAGNVRTAADSYRETDRSHVKPLTQFRQDAEATKVVQLP from the coding sequence ATGGCCTACGAGGTCGAGCCCGAGGATCTGATCGCACACGCGAGTCACCTCGACGGCATCACCGATCGGCTGAACACCGCGCTGGACGCCGCGCACACGGTGAGCATGGACGACAGCGCCTACGGGCTGCTCTGCTCGTTCCTGCCGCCGATCGTGAACCCGATGGAGGAGAAGGGGATCGAGGCGCTCAACGCCGCGGTCGAGGGGGTCACCACCACCGCGGGCAACGTGCGCACCGCCGCAGACTCCTACCGCGAGACCGACCGCTCGCACGTCAAGCCGCTCACCCAGTTCCGCCAGGACGCCGAAGCTACGAAGGTGGTACAGCTGCCATGA